The sequence aaataatacattaacaaagactgatgaacaaccaatgtgcaaaagaagacaaagtgcAATTAAAAAATGCTGAGAATGTAAGTTGCAGAGAATCCTTGTAGATCAAATAATCATTTCAGAAGactggtgattgaagttatccatgttggttcaggtgcaagatgtttgtagggtaattactgttcctgaacctggtggcataggacctaaggcttctgtttCTCCTCTCCAATAATAGTAGCAAGAAGAggatatggcctggatggtggggggccttgatgatggaagttgctttcttgtagcagcactccatgtaaatgtattcAGTTGTGgaaagggctttgcctgtgatggattagGCTGTATCTACCACATTCGGTAGCCTTTTGCATTCCtgggtgttggtgtttccataacaggcaGAGTAGAAACTCTTTGGACCTAGTGATGTAGGtacaggcttttgtattttctgtccaatgggggtggggggagatgatAGCATCttctggggtgtgtgtggggcCTTTGATTATGTTGTCTGCCTTACCAAGGCAGAAATAAGTGTGGGCAGAGTCCATGGTGAGGAGGCTAATTTCTGTGATGTGTTTACCTGTGTCCACAAATCTCCACAGTTTCCTGTATTCATTGCAGACCAATTGCTGAGAAAGAGCACTGAAATTGCAATGATGATCCAAATAAACGTACATGAAATAATTTCTACAGGGATGTTAGAAACTCCTTGCTTTAGACAGAAGTTATGTGCAGGATAAAATCCAGACCTTGATGGTTTTATTTTTATGTCTACTGTTTTTTTCCCCGTTGACTTCCTATTGGTTATGGTTATAGTTATTTTTAATGACTTGACAAAAATTTTTTCAAGAGCGTGTGTAAACATTAGGTGAGATTAGAGGGCAGGTTGTAATTAATCAAGAGTGCACAAGCATAATTATGTCCCTTTTTAAGTCTGATATCTTGTTCTTTTGATTCTTTTTTTATAGGTCTTTACAGTTGAAGCTATGATGCCTTATGTGCAACATCTTGAGGGGGCGCACAGTAAGAACTTGTTCCTTAAAGACAAGAAGAAGAAAAGCTTGTGGTTGGTGACTGTCTTACACAATAGACAAGTCAACTTGAATGACTTAGCAAAGAAGCTGGGTGTTGGAAGTGGAAATCTACGCTTTGCAGATGAAGGGACAATGCTAGAAAAACTAAAAGTTGGTCAAGGTTGTGCGACACCATTTGCTCTTTTCTGTGATAAACAAGGGGATATAAAATTTGTATTGGATTCAGACTTTGTAAATGGAGAATATGA comes from Hypanus sabinus isolate sHypSab1 chromosome 12, sHypSab1.hap1, whole genome shotgun sequence and encodes:
- the prorsd1 gene encoding prolyl-tRNA synthetase associated domain-containing protein 1, with the translated sequence MASNEMRKELEDFLKGLNIETVCEEHPEVFTVEAMMPYVQHLEGAHSKNLFLKDKKKKSLWLVTVLHNRQVNLNDLAKKLGVGSGNLRFADEGTMLEKLKVGQGCATPFALFCDKQGDIKFVLDSDFVNGEYERIYFHPMTNSATMGIKPADFLHFVKETGHEPTILNFD